One genomic region from Gopherus flavomarginatus isolate rGopFla2 chromosome 20, rGopFla2.mat.asm, whole genome shotgun sequence encodes:
- the LOC127037916 gene encoding mothers against decapentaplegic homolog 6-like: MFRSRRASLVRRLWRYRCAGPGPEDGHGALKPAAHALFKKLKDEELELLVQAVESRGAGQSGCVWVARAEQRGTKQALPPQVLLCRLYRWPDLRDPHELKRLSCCQSFGGWGGCGEGATLCCNPHHLSRLAMPETPPPPYSKISPFSCPWAEVSERPNSSHLESGCNAHGDWRDPSLAWSTTRDGCWCKLAYWEHRTRVGRLYAVHETSVNIFCELPQGNGFSLGQLQAERRSAAVRRARSKIGRGLLLSQERDGVWAYNRSEHPIFASSPTLGPPGARGLPVRKVLPGYSLQVFDYERAGGQASWRRPGDGPCDPNSIRISFAKGWGPCYSRQFITACPCWLEILLTKPR; encoded by the exons ATGTTCCGCTCACGGCGGGCCAGCCTGGTGCGGAGGCTCTGGAGGTATCGCTGTGCTGGGCCCGGCCCCGAGGATGGGCACGGCGCCCTCAAACCCGCCGCTCACGCCCTCTTCAAGAAGCTGAAGGACgaggagctggagctgctggtgcAGGCGGTGGAGAGCCGGGGAGCCGGGCAGTCGGGCTGCGTCTGGGTGGCCCGGGCAGAGCAGCGTGGCACCaagcaggccctgccccctcaggtGCTGCTCTGTCGGCTCTATCGCTGGCCTGACCTCCGGGACCCCCACGAGCTCAAACGCCTCAGCTGCTGCCAGagctttgggggctgggggggctgcggcGAGGGGGCCACGCTCTGCTGCAACCCCCACCACCTCAGCCGGCTCGCCATGCCCG AGACGCCACCGCCCCCTTATTCCAAAATCTCCCCCTTCAGCTGCCCCTGGGCAGAGGTGTCAGAGCGCCCCAACTCCAGCCACCTGGAGTCTGGTTGCAACGCCCATGGAGACTGGCGAG ACCCCAGCCTGGCATGGAGCACCACCAGGGACGGCTGCTGGTGCAAGCTGGCCTATTGGGAGCACCGGACACGGGTGGGCCGTCTCTACGCCGTGCACGAAACCTCCGTCAACATCTTCTGCGAGCTGCCGCAGGGGAACGGCTTctccctgggccagctgcaggctgAGAGGCGCAGTGCGGCCGTGCGCCGGGCCCGGAGCAAGATCGGCCGTGGGCTGCTGCTGAGCCAGGAGCGGGACGGGGTGTGGGCCTACAACCGCAGCGAGCACCCCATCTTCGCCAGCTCTCCCACGCTGGGGCCCCCTGGCGCCCGCGGCCTGCCCGTGCGCAAGGTGCTGCCCGGCTACTCCCTGCAGGTCTTTGACTATGAGCGCGCGGGTGGCCAGGCCAGCTGGCGGAGGCCAGGCGATGGGCCCTGCGACCCCAACAGCATCCGCATCAGCTTCGCCAAGGGCTGGGGCCCCTGCTACTCCCGGCAGTTCATCACCGCCTGCCCCTGCTGGCTGGAGATCCTGCTCACCAAGCCCCGCTGA